One genomic segment of Streptomyces liangshanensis includes these proteins:
- a CDS encoding DedA family protein, giving the protein MTTLALGPSWLDPDYLIGTFGLIGVLVIVFAESGLLIGFFLPGDSLLFTTGLLVTAGTLDHPLWLVCALVVLAAIVGDQVGYLFGRKVGPSLFKRPDSKLFKQENVEKAHDFFEKYGPKSLVLARFVPVVRTFTPIIAGVSRMNYRSFITFNIIGGTLWGAGVTLLGAALGKIDFVHQHIELILILIVLISVLPIAIEFLRARSKSKKEGGSPASRPATDTAPETGGRGRHAKR; this is encoded by the coding sequence GTGACCACCCTTGCGCTCGGACCCAGCTGGCTGGACCCCGACTATCTGATCGGGACGTTCGGACTGATCGGTGTCCTCGTCATCGTGTTCGCCGAGTCCGGCCTCCTCATCGGCTTCTTCCTGCCGGGGGACTCGCTCCTCTTCACCACGGGCCTGCTGGTCACGGCGGGCACGCTCGACCACCCGCTGTGGCTCGTCTGCGCGCTGGTGGTGCTGGCGGCGATCGTCGGGGACCAGGTCGGCTATCTCTTCGGCCGCAAGGTCGGGCCCTCGCTGTTCAAGCGCCCGGACTCCAAGCTCTTCAAGCAGGAGAACGTGGAGAAGGCGCACGACTTCTTCGAGAAGTACGGCCCCAAGTCGCTGGTCCTGGCCCGTTTCGTACCGGTCGTCAGGACGTTCACGCCGATCATCGCCGGTGTGAGCCGCATGAACTACCGCTCGTTCATCACGTTCAACATCATCGGCGGCACACTCTGGGGCGCGGGCGTCACGCTGCTCGGCGCCGCGCTCGGCAAGATCGACTTCGTGCACCAGCACATCGAGCTGATCCTGATCCTGATCGTCCTCATCTCGGTGCTGCCGATCGCGATCGAGTTCCTGCGGGCCCGCTCCAAGTCCAAGAAGGAGGGCGGCTCCCCGGCCTCCCGGCCCGCCACGGACACCGCCCCGGAGACGGGCGGCCGGGGCCGCCACGCGAAGCGCTGA
- a CDS encoding ion channel protein, which produces MASDAPPTGTAPAPAPSARTLLPLVVPSLVTGVLASLVLLGVSELAGQLQDVLWKYLPDALGVGRYSTLWMIVVLTATGLAVGIVVRRVYGHAGPDPATTALVDSPLPAGVVPGLLVVTVLALAGGVSLGPENPVTAVNIALTYWLGRRVAPKAPAVLWVSLGAAGTIGALFGTPVAAALVLSETLASRPGPGSLWDKLFGPLIAAGAGGLMTVLVDRPTFDLDLPDHSGTHWSDALAALVIAPVAAALGMVMVYAFPYAHTAFRRLGRPVLALTLGGLLLGLLGALGGPLTLFKGLDEVKTLAADPDGWSAGRFALMSVVKLAAVLVAATCGFRGGRIFPALFAGVALGLCAHALVPGVDPTVGVVCAVLGMLLAVTRQGWLSLFTAAVLAADPNLLPLLCVALLPAWLLVTGRPQMQVREDGTAVR; this is translated from the coding sequence GTGGCCTCCGACGCTCCGCCGACCGGCACCGCGCCGGCGCCCGCGCCCTCCGCGCGCACGCTGCTGCCCCTGGTCGTCCCCTCGCTGGTGACCGGCGTCCTCGCCAGCCTCGTGCTGCTGGGCGTGAGCGAGCTGGCGGGACAGCTCCAGGACGTCCTGTGGAAGTACCTCCCGGACGCGCTCGGGGTCGGCCGGTACTCGACGCTCTGGATGATCGTGGTCCTCACGGCGACCGGTCTCGCGGTGGGCATCGTCGTACGACGGGTGTACGGGCACGCGGGACCCGACCCGGCGACCACGGCCCTGGTCGACAGTCCCCTGCCGGCGGGCGTGGTGCCGGGGCTGCTGGTCGTGACCGTGCTGGCGCTGGCGGGCGGGGTGAGCCTCGGCCCGGAGAACCCCGTCACGGCGGTGAACATCGCGCTGACGTACTGGCTCGGGCGCAGGGTCGCGCCGAAGGCGCCCGCCGTGCTGTGGGTCTCGCTGGGCGCGGCCGGGACGATCGGGGCGCTGTTCGGTACGCCGGTGGCCGCCGCGCTCGTCCTGTCCGAGACGCTCGCGTCGCGTCCCGGGCCCGGCTCGCTGTGGGACAAGCTGTTCGGTCCGCTGATCGCGGCGGGGGCCGGCGGGCTGATGACCGTCCTGGTCGACCGTCCGACGTTCGACCTGGACCTGCCCGACCACTCGGGCACCCACTGGAGCGACGCGCTGGCGGCGCTGGTGATCGCGCCGGTCGCCGCGGCGCTGGGCATGGTGATGGTCTACGCGTTCCCGTACGCCCACACGGCCTTCCGGCGCCTGGGGCGCCCCGTCCTGGCGCTGACCCTCGGCGGGCTGCTGCTGGGCCTTCTGGGGGCCCTGGGCGGCCCTCTGACGCTCTTCAAGGGGCTGGACGAGGTGAAGACCCTGGCCGCCGACCCCGACGGCTGGTCGGCCGGGCGGTTCGCGCTGATGTCGGTGGTGAAACTGGCGGCGGTACTCGTCGCGGCCACCTGCGGCTTCCGGGGCGGCCGGATCTTCCCCGCGCTCTTCGCGGGGGTGGCGCTCGGGCTCTGCGCGCACGCCCTGGTCCCGGGCGTGGACCCCACGGTCGGGGTGGTCTGCGCGGTGCTCGGGATGCTGCTCGCCGTCACCCGGCAGGGCTGGCTCAGCCTCTTCACGGCGGCGGTGCTGGCGGCCGACCCGAACCTGCTGCCGCTGCTGTGCGTGGCGCTGCTCCCGGCCTGGCTGCTCGTCACCGGCCGTCCGCAGATGCAGGTACGGGAGGACGGGACGGCGGTGCGGTGA